The Phormidium sp. PBR-2020 DNA segment CCAGGGTAAACGACGATTCTGTAGACGAGCCATGCGATCGCGCCAGAACCAACGGACGAGGCTGGGATTTCCCCCATTTTCCCAAGCATACCACTGGACGATGGCAAAGCTGCGTCGTTCAGTGCGCCCCCGAAAATAGCGGGCTTGAATCTCGGTGGATCTTCCGGATTCAGGGGTCACGGTGAATCGTAGTTGTTGATGTTGATCTTCGGTCCAACGTTGTCCTTGGGCCCGTCCGAGTCCCCGCACATCAATCCATTCCATTTGAGGTTGGGCAGAGGTGCCACTTTGAACTCGCTGGGGACTCATCAGAAGGGTGGCGCGATCGGTTTGTCCTTCTGGCGGCTCGGGGCCGTCCCAACTCAGGGTTTGCATGACCCAGCGGTTGGGCCCGAGCTGTATGTTCTGTAGATCGACACTGGTCCAATTGTCCAAGGTCAGCCCCTGATCCCGGAGGGTTTGCAATGAGGCAATGGGGGCATCGGGGATGGGGTCGATGGGTGGACTTCCTTGTAGGTACCGGGGAATCGCTCCAACCAATAATAGGAGCAGACAGAGGGCGATCGCCGCTTTGGCAAACCAAGACGATCCCCATAGAGATCTAGAAGGTTTTGCCGTT contains these protein-coding regions:
- a CDS encoding cyanoexosortase B system-associated protein — its product is MTVDKSLSTAKPSRSLWGSSWFAKAAIALCLLLLLVGAIPRYLQGSPPIDPIPDAPIASLQTLRDQGLTLDNWTSVDLQNIQLGPNRWVMQTLSWDGPEPPEGQTDRATLLMSPQRVQSGTSAQPQMEWIDVRGLGRAQGQRWTEDQHQQLRFTVTPESGRSTEIQARYFRGRTERRSFAIVQWYAWENGGNPSLVRWFWRDRMARLQNRRLPWVAVSLIVPIEHLSQVDDASPFLETFAQQVHTALLEQGFNTTSTPD